The proteins below are encoded in one region of Apium graveolens cultivar Ventura chromosome 4, ASM990537v1, whole genome shotgun sequence:
- the LOC141718408 gene encoding uncharacterized protein LOC141718408 produces the protein MEKLVYALILASRKLLQYFQAHRIEVRTTYHMRQVLYKLESSGRMLKWVVELGQFVLEYMPHTTIKRQALVDFLLEFDSEVDDKALMVLHPSHPEEVSEELPHPWWILHVDGAVNNGGEDAGIVLVSLEGHHLMSAIHFKFCATNNDAEYKALINSLKIALEMRVRNLIIKSDSELVVNQINGNNNADVLAKMGSQQEAVLLGSIPLEIQEIPSIPEVEVMQVDEAPKETWMSPILAYIHQGTVPEDKFKAR, from the exons ATGGAAAAGCTGGTTTATGCCTTAATCCTCGCATCAAGGAAGTTGCTCCAATATTTCCAAGCTCATAGAATTGAAGTTCGTACAACATATCATATGCGGCAAGTCCTCTATAAACTAGAATCGTCAGGGAGGATGTTGAAATGGGTTGTGGAGTTGGGACAATTTGTCTTGGAATACATGCCTCACACGACGATCAAAAGACAAGCCCTGGTTGATTTCTTACtagaatttgattctgaagttgatGATAAGGCGTTAATGGTGTTGCATCCGTCTCATCCTGAAGAAGTTTCAGAAGAGCTCCCACATCCATGGTGGATTTTACATGTGGATGGGGCAGTTAATAATGGAGGAGAAGACGCGGGCATAGTGCTTGTATCTCTGGAGGGCCATCATCTGATGAGCGCAATTCACTTTAAATTTTGTGCGACGAATAATGATGCGGAATATAAAGCACTGATCAATAGCCTAAAGATAGCTTTGGAAATGAGAGTGCGGAATTTGATTATAAAGAGTGATTCAGAGTTGGTGGTGAACCAAATAAATGGG AACAACAACGCGGATGTTTTGGCAAAAATGGGTTCCCAGCAGGAGGCCGTGTTGTTGGGATCTATACCCTTAGAAATCCAAGAGATCCCTAGTATCCCGGAGGTCGAAGTGATGCAAGTGGACGAGGCTCCCAAGGAAACTTGGATGTCGCCCATCCTTGCCTACATTCATCAAGGAACAGTCCCCGAGGATAAGTTCAAGGCCCGATGA